Proteins from a single region of Belliella baltica DSM 15883:
- a CDS encoding c-type cytochrome — protein sequence MNKPTLFTLAISLTLVLYSFILPDQSTDWVVPESAKKVKNPTDAQDKENLAIGKTLYSKYCQSCHGKEGFGDGPKAKEMKGDMGDFSSKDFQTQTDGTLFYKITKGRADMPSFEKKIIDAEDRWLIVNYLRTLKE from the coding sequence ATGAACAAACCGACACTATTTACGCTTGCCATTTCCCTTACCCTGGTGCTTTACTCCTTCATCCTGCCAGATCAGTCCACAGACTGGGTGGTACCCGAATCGGCTAAAAAAGTTAAAAATCCCACCGATGCGCAGGACAAAGAAAACCTTGCTATCGGTAAGACATTGTACTCCAAATACTGCCAGTCCTGCCATGGCAAGGAAGGGTTTGGCGATGGACCCAAGGCCAAAGAAATGAAGGGTGACATGGGTGATTTCTCCTCAAAGGATTTTCAAACGCAAACAGATGGCACATTATTCTACAAGATCACAAAAGGAAGAGCTGATATGCCAAGTTTTGAAAAAAAGATCATTGATGCGGAAGATCGGTGGCTAATTGTCAATTATTTGAGAACGTTGAAAGAGTAA
- the nrfD gene encoding NrfD/PsrC family molybdoenzyme membrane anchor subunit, with protein MNPSYDQLIQDLSPRKFGWKGKVWIAALVVIIFIGLYSYIQQLRQGLIITGMRDYALWGVYISNFVFFVAISLVGSLVTAILRLSGAQWSTPLTRIAEIIAVAAIIMAGLTIIIDMGRPDRMLNLFVHGRLQSPIIWDVIVITTYLVISILLLYYPLLPDFNILIDRPSTSEKMRRWYRRLALNWTGNEHQRRIYARSIKVLSVLIIPVAFAIHTVTAWLFETTYRPGWDSTNFGPYFIAGAFVAGAGAVIAVMFVLQKAYKLDNYITDDHFDKMGKILVLLCLIYLYFNINEYLIPFYKSTEEEAVHLQSLFSGQYSVLFWTAIIGGLILPVVILLFPRGRKPLPLFIVALAVVAGAWWKRYIIVIPTLSHPFLPIEGVPESWRHYSPTWMEWSITSATLAAALLIITLLIRYLPIVPIHETAEERGLIYSTQTTPQP; from the coding sequence ATGAACCCATCTTACGATCAGTTAATTCAAGACCTCTCCCCTAGAAAATTTGGGTGGAAAGGTAAGGTGTGGATCGCCGCTCTTGTAGTGATCATTTTTATTGGATTGTACTCCTATATCCAGCAGCTAAGGCAAGGGCTCATAATAACCGGTATGAGAGACTATGCACTATGGGGTGTCTATATTTCAAACTTTGTGTTTTTTGTAGCTATCAGCCTCGTTGGGTCTCTGGTCACCGCCATTTTGCGTTTGTCAGGCGCGCAATGGAGCACCCCACTGACCCGTATTGCAGAAATCATCGCTGTTGCTGCCATCATTATGGCTGGTCTGACAATTATCATCGATATGGGGAGGCCCGACAGGATGTTGAACCTGTTTGTGCATGGCAGGCTTCAGTCACCGATTATCTGGGATGTAATTGTGATCACCACCTACCTGGTCATCAGTATTTTACTACTGTACTATCCGTTATTGCCTGACTTCAACATACTAATAGATCGACCCTCAACTAGCGAAAAAATGAGAAGATGGTATAGAAGGCTTGCGCTGAACTGGACAGGCAATGAGCATCAGCGTAGAATTTATGCCCGGTCTATCAAAGTCCTCTCCGTATTGATCATACCCGTTGCTTTTGCTATACATACCGTCACGGCCTGGCTATTTGAAACCACCTATCGGCCAGGATGGGACAGTACCAATTTTGGTCCCTACTTTATTGCCGGTGCATTTGTAGCAGGGGCAGGAGCCGTGATTGCCGTGATGTTTGTCTTACAAAAGGCTTATAAGCTAGACAATTATATCACCGATGATCATTTTGACAAAATGGGAAAAATCCTGGTTTTACTGTGTCTGATCTACCTGTACTTCAACATCAACGAGTACCTCATTCCCTTCTACAAATCTACTGAAGAAGAGGCCGTCCATCTCCAGAGCCTGTTTTCAGGACAATATTCGGTACTGTTTTGGACAGCCATTATTGGTGGGCTCATCCTTCCTGTGGTTATATTGTTATTCCCCCGGGGAAGGAAGCCTTTACCTCTCTTCATCGTAGCGCTTGCAGTAGTGGCGGGCGCCTGGTGGAAACGGTACATCATCGTTATCCCTACGCTCAGCCACCCTTTCCTGCCTATAGAAGGAGTACCTGAGTCATGGCGCCATTATTCTCCTACATGGATGGAATGGTCCATTACCTCTGCCACCTTGGCTGCAGCGCTGCTCATCATTACGTTGCTCATTCGGTATTTGCCCATTGTGCCCATACACGAAACAGCGGAGGAAAGAGGATTGATCTATTCTACCCAAACAACTCCGCAACCATGA
- a CDS encoding 4Fe-4S dicluster domain-containing protein: protein MVPEKDNQQESRRTFVEQSLKYGLLTVASGALLAKVFGKLESAESEETIEVMSTDGTLMQVPASAVSHTHESKSAYNPREGFANRKFVMVVDLAKCRNAKKCQSSCNKNHYITGENAWIKIYKMQETEKTAPYWQPTLCQHCDQPPCVKVCPVDATFKRRDGIVLIDNNRCIGCRFCMAACPYSVRIFNWSDPWQGETAENMEYNPDHAGVPSQKGTVDKCDFCPHMIDKGELPHCVSACPNDVFSFGDMYEDTVTNGSGESFKLSKLLKDRAGYRLMESLGTEPSVYYLPPSNRVVDFEEGLDNYTEFESVDKAETP from the coding sequence ATGGTACCCGAAAAAGATAATCAACAAGAGTCGAGACGCACTTTCGTGGAGCAGAGCCTTAAATATGGTTTGCTCACGGTGGCCAGCGGGGCATTGCTCGCAAAGGTTTTTGGCAAATTGGAAAGTGCGGAGTCAGAAGAGACCATTGAGGTGATGTCAACAGACGGAACGCTGATGCAAGTGCCTGCTTCAGCAGTGTCGCATACTCATGAAAGCAAATCGGCTTACAATCCGCGGGAAGGTTTTGCTAATCGCAAGTTTGTGATGGTAGTTGATCTTGCCAAATGCCGCAATGCCAAAAAATGTCAGAGTTCGTGCAATAAGAACCATTACATCACGGGCGAAAATGCATGGATCAAGATCTATAAAATGCAGGAAACGGAGAAGACCGCACCTTACTGGCAACCAACCCTGTGCCAGCATTGCGACCAGCCTCCGTGTGTCAAAGTATGTCCGGTAGACGCTACTTTCAAAAGACGTGACGGGATCGTACTGATCGACAATAACAGGTGCATAGGCTGCCGATTCTGCATGGCTGCCTGCCCTTATTCCGTAAGAATATTCAACTGGTCTGATCCTTGGCAGGGAGAAACAGCCGAAAATATGGAGTATAACCCTGATCATGCCGGTGTGCCTAGCCAGAAGGGCACAGTAGATAAATGTGATTTCTGCCCACACATGATTGATAAGGGAGAATTGCCGCATTGCGTAAGCGCATGTCCGAACGATGTATTCAGCTTTGGTGATATGTACGAAGACACGGTGACAAATGGCAGTGGAGAGTCTTTCAAACTCAGCAAACTGCTAAAAGACCGGGCGGGTTACAGACTGATGGAAAGCTTGGGAACCGAACCCAGTGTTTATTATTTACCGCCATCCAACAGGGTTGTTGACTTTGAGGAGGGCCTGGACAATTATACCGAATTTGAATCAGTGGATAAAGCGGAAACACCATGA
- a CDS encoding DUF5777 family beta-barrel protein, with product MKNTTLLLMLFCFMTFTVAAQEEDSIQSKKVDKPERAAFQSGWLIDNPTGLINSKGTFQFDIQHRFGVIESGNRDLLGMWGPANIRLALSYAISNRITLGFGTLKDSRMQDFNLKAGLLQQTRSGSVPVSLAYYGNVAIDARESEFFPESSNRFAYFNQLIFTRRFNRIVSMQIAPSYSHYNLVSPELDNSQFAVALGGKVSISDKTSILIDYSQPLSQNTDNPGLSLGIEMSTGLHAFQVFVGNYNGILPQRNYILNKNRLSENQFLIGFNINRLWF from the coding sequence ATGAAAAACACTACCTTACTTCTCATGCTGTTTTGCTTTATGACTTTTACAGTAGCGGCTCAGGAGGAGGATTCCATTCAGTCAAAAAAAGTAGATAAACCCGAGCGAGCAGCTTTTCAAAGCGGTTGGTTGATTGACAATCCTACAGGATTGATAAATTCAAAAGGCACCTTTCAATTCGACATCCAGCACCGGTTTGGGGTCATAGAAAGTGGAAATCGCGACCTTTTGGGGATGTGGGGGCCAGCCAACATTCGTTTGGCACTAAGCTATGCCATTTCAAACCGAATAACCCTGGGATTCGGGACGTTGAAAGATAGCCGTATGCAGGACTTCAACTTAAAAGCCGGCCTGCTACAACAGACCCGTTCCGGTAGTGTACCGGTAAGTCTCGCTTATTATGGCAATGTGGCTATAGATGCACGGGAATCGGAATTTTTTCCCGAGTCTTCCAACCGGTTTGCCTACTTTAATCAGCTGATTTTTACCCGTAGGTTTAATAGAATTGTCTCTATGCAAATTGCTCCCAGCTACTCTCATTACAACCTGGTTTCCCCAGAACTTGATAACAGTCAGTTTGCGGTGGCTCTGGGAGGCAAAGTCAGTATCAGCGACAAAACATCTATCCTCATTGATTATAGCCAGCCATTAAGTCAAAACACTGACAATCCAGGCCTTTCGCTGGGTATAGAAATGTCTACAGGACTTCATGCATTCCAGGTCTTTGTCGGTAATTATAACGGGATTTTACCTCAAAGAAACTATATACTGAATAAGAACAGGCTCTCCGAAAACCAATTCTTGATTGGGTTCAATATTAATCGACTATGGTTCTAA
- a CDS encoding c-type cytochrome domain-containing protein, translating into MKNLIKLFSVFFMVLLLAACDNDKVEPGDPVVKDNVSLELDIQPILTAKCATCHNPTEVEPDFREGMAYASFEELIDLGDVIPGDAEGSELVEMLEFRSEDGNNMPPAGPLTPTEIALIKKWIDEGVKDN; encoded by the coding sequence ATGAAAAATCTTATCAAATTATTTTCAGTTTTCTTTATGGTCCTATTATTGGCCGCTTGTGATAACGACAAGGTCGAGCCTGGTGACCCTGTAGTAAAAGACAATGTATCCCTCGAGCTGGATATTCAACCCATTCTGACAGCTAAATGCGCTACCTGCCATAATCCAACAGAAGTCGAACCGGATTTTAGAGAAGGTATGGCCTATGCCTCGTTTGAGGAGTTGATTGACCTTGGGGACGTCATACCTGGAGATGCAGAAGGAAGTGAGCTAGTCGAAATGCTGGAATTTCGCAGTGAAGATGGTAATAACATGCCTCCCGCTGGCCCTTTGACACCCACGGAAATTGCGCTCATCAAGAAATGGATCGATGAAGGGGTAAAGGACAACTAA
- a CDS encoding helix-turn-helix domain-containing protein: MKTITIQIKNMVCLRCVHVVKQILHDLNISFTEVDLGYATLNIDPFPDFDLINEKLEVLDLGLICDQNELLIAEINKAIHCYMENISWIGHRQKLSDYIAKEVARNYHQLSKVYSRYSGITIEQYFIDLRTNKVKELIRQGDLNLSQIAITVGYSGIHYLSGQFKKYTGMSLSDYRKSWEDEICRSFERQASLKTQPEKCTCGCGCEDCHCAESQNGQAKQDNPVTPVLLSACTSPADNEDVDVQAEKANVEEVIKAYKAGIERLSVEGLTGLFMKDSEIFESGGEEGSFTHYLAHHLAPELEVFESFDFNDHKIKVKIDMPYAFTTETYTYKIVLKSDGKLIERKGVATSILKKENDQWKIMKTHTSARAMNS, encoded by the coding sequence ATGAAAACTATCACAATACAGATAAAAAACATGGTATGCCTCAGGTGCGTCCATGTGGTCAAGCAGATCCTGCATGACTTGAATATTTCTTTCACAGAAGTAGACCTGGGCTATGCCACTTTAAACATCGATCCGTTTCCGGATTTTGATCTCATCAATGAGAAGCTCGAAGTGCTGGACCTGGGGCTGATCTGTGATCAGAATGAATTACTGATTGCCGAAATCAATAAAGCCATCCATTGCTACATGGAAAATATAAGCTGGATAGGCCACCGGCAAAAGCTTTCAGATTATATCGCAAAGGAGGTGGCGAGAAACTATCACCAACTGAGCAAAGTATATAGCCGGTACTCGGGGATCACCATCGAGCAGTATTTTATTGACCTCAGAACAAATAAGGTCAAAGAGCTGATCAGGCAAGGTGACCTCAACCTGAGTCAGATCGCTATTACAGTTGGTTACAGCGGTATCCACTACCTGTCCGGGCAGTTCAAAAAATATACCGGAATGTCGCTATCTGACTACCGGAAGAGTTGGGAGGATGAAATTTGTAGGTCTTTTGAAAGGCAGGCATCCCTTAAAACCCAACCAGAGAAGTGTACTTGTGGGTGTGGCTGTGAGGACTGTCACTGTGCTGAAAGTCAAAACGGACAAGCGAAGCAAGACAACCCAGTGACACCCGTTCTGTTGAGCGCATGTACGTCACCTGCTGATAATGAAGATGTGGATGTACAAGCTGAGAAAGCTAATGTAGAAGAGGTCATCAAAGCCTACAAGGCAGGTATCGAGAGGCTAAGTGTAGAGGGACTGACCGGGCTTTTCATGAAAGACTCAGAAATATTTGAGTCAGGTGGAGAGGAAGGATCCTTTACCCACTATCTTGCCCATCACCTTGCTCCTGAACTGGAGGTGTTTGAGTCATTTGACTTTAATGACCATAAAATCAAGGTAAAAATTGACATGCCGTACGCTTTTACGACAGAGACCTATACTTACAAAATCGTCCTGAAATCGGATGGTAAATTGATCGAACGAAAAGGTGTGGCTACATCAATCCTTAAAAAAGAAAATGATCAGTGGAAGATCATGAAAACCCATACATCAGCACGTGCCATGAACAGTTGA
- the istA gene encoding IS21 family transposase, with the protein MANRTLTMNKIKQILRGHFEGHGSKQLSKLTGVSRNTVKSYLKRFQQTGLSFEEVNQLSDEGLAELILGPPAPVQQSDRLEVLLPLLPGIVKKLRIKGMTRQRLWEEYRQKHPDGFQASQFRKHIRQYVGKQGLTMHFEHLAGDKVFIDYAGKKLYVTDPDTGEHFPVEVFVATLGCTQYTYVEATYTQKKPDFIGSCTRMLEFFGGVPRVIVPDNLRSAVTKGSKYSPVLNETFETFAEHYNTTIIPARPRQPREKSLVEGAVRLVYQRIYVALQGKVFLSLESLNEALVPLVSNYNDYALRGEESRREQFETLERNSLLALPELPYQLMSVKVCTVMKNTHICLGEDKHYYSVPHQYMGKKVKVLFNDDQVEIFYKYHPIAKHKRDKRKHKYTTLRDHLAGNQKYVSDWSYEFFVSEGNKISKEVGKFLSSLMESIPHPEQGYRSCSGILHLARKVGSQRITGACKRASEYGVYTYPMIEQILSKNLDAISFSDEQLDESSQMPKHHNIRGNRYFS; encoded by the coding sequence ATGGCCAATCGCACTCTTACCATGAACAAGATCAAACAAATTTTACGAGGCCATTTTGAAGGCCATGGCTCCAAGCAGCTCAGCAAATTGACGGGAGTCTCCCGCAATACTGTCAAGTCCTATCTTAAAAGATTTCAACAAACAGGCCTTTCCTTTGAAGAGGTTAATCAGCTTTCCGATGAAGGTTTAGCTGAATTAATATTAGGTCCACCAGCCCCTGTGCAGCAAAGTGACAGGCTGGAAGTATTACTTCCTTTATTGCCTGGGATCGTTAAGAAGTTGCGAATAAAAGGCATGACACGTCAGCGTCTCTGGGAAGAATACCGACAGAAGCATCCTGACGGTTTTCAGGCCAGCCAGTTCCGCAAACATATTCGGCAATACGTGGGTAAGCAGGGGCTAACGATGCATTTTGAGCACCTAGCCGGAGATAAAGTATTCATCGACTATGCGGGTAAAAAGCTCTATGTCACTGATCCCGATACAGGGGAGCATTTTCCTGTAGAGGTATTTGTGGCTACGCTGGGCTGTACTCAATACACTTATGTGGAAGCCACTTACACCCAGAAGAAACCCGACTTCATCGGAAGCTGCACAAGGATGCTGGAGTTCTTCGGCGGGGTTCCAAGGGTAATCGTGCCTGACAACCTCCGGTCTGCAGTTACCAAAGGCAGCAAATACTCTCCAGTCCTGAACGAGACCTTTGAAACCTTTGCTGAGCATTACAACACCACTATCATTCCGGCAAGACCGCGTCAGCCAAGAGAAAAGTCTCTGGTCGAAGGTGCTGTAAGACTGGTATATCAGCGGATTTATGTAGCTCTTCAGGGAAAGGTGTTTTTATCCTTAGAAAGCCTTAATGAAGCACTTGTTCCTTTGGTATCCAACTACAATGACTATGCACTCAGAGGTGAGGAAAGTCGCAGGGAACAGTTTGAGACACTTGAGCGGAACAGTCTGCTGGCACTTCCCGAACTTCCTTATCAGCTGATGAGTGTCAAAGTGTGCACTGTAATGAAAAACACCCACATATGTCTTGGGGAGGATAAACACTACTACAGTGTTCCCCATCAGTATATGGGAAAGAAAGTCAAAGTCCTTTTCAATGATGACCAGGTAGAGATCTTTTACAAGTATCATCCTATAGCCAAACACAAACGCGATAAAAGGAAGCATAAGTACACGACACTAAGGGATCATCTGGCCGGAAACCAGAAGTATGTATCCGATTGGAGTTATGAATTCTTTGTAAGTGAAGGCAATAAGATCAGCAAGGAGGTAGGGAAATTCCTATCCAGCCTGATGGAATCTATTCCCCATCCGGAGCAAGGTTATAGATCCTGCTCCGGAATCCTTCATCTTGCCCGTAAAGTGGGTTCACAGCGGATCACTGGAGCCTGCAAAAGAGCGTCAGAGTATGGTGTTTACACCTATCCTATGATTGAACAGATCCTTTCCAAAAATTTAGACGCAATCAGTTTTTCCGATGAACAGCTGGATGAGTCTTCCCAGATGCCCAAACACCACAACATCCGTGGCAACAGATACTTCAGTTAA
- the istB gene encoding IS21-like element helper ATPase IstB, translated as MIQETIEKMRKMKLYGMSRSFSHATESGSLSSLTPDELISLLVENEWDDRQNRRMDRSLRGARFRYKATVEELDFRPGRELDKNQLLRLADGAYIHKGENILMTGSTGTGKSYLACALGNQACSKGHKVLYANTTKLLTQLKMAKADGSSIKEMLKLEKLDVLILDDFGIQPLDVQSRMLLMEIIEDRHGKKSTIITSQLPVSAWYEIIGDQTLADAILDRIVHDAHRIELKGESLRRKRNINPEKQ; from the coding sequence ATGATACAAGAAACAATTGAAAAAATGAGAAAAATGAAGCTTTACGGCATGTCACGAAGCTTCAGTCATGCCACAGAATCCGGCTCTCTGTCATCCCTTACACCGGATGAACTGATTAGTCTGCTCGTGGAAAACGAATGGGATGACCGTCAAAACCGCAGGATGGATCGAAGCCTTCGTGGTGCACGTTTCCGATACAAAGCCACTGTCGAGGAACTGGATTTTCGTCCCGGGCGTGAACTGGACAAAAATCAACTATTGAGACTCGCAGACGGAGCATACATCCACAAAGGAGAAAACATTCTGATGACAGGAAGTACAGGCACAGGTAAGAGTTATCTTGCCTGTGCCTTGGGCAATCAGGCTTGTAGCAAGGGACACAAAGTCCTTTATGCGAATACGACTAAGTTGCTTACCCAACTGAAAATGGCTAAGGCTGATGGATCTTCTATCAAAGAGATGCTCAAACTCGAAAAACTTGATGTGTTGATACTCGATGACTTTGGGATACAACCCCTGGATGTTCAGAGCAGAATGTTGCTGATGGAGATTATAGAGGACCGACATGGTAAAAAGTCCACCATCATCACTTCGCAGTTACCGGTCAGTGCATGGTATGAAATAATCGGAGATCAAACTCTTGCAGATGCTATTTTGGATAGAATTGTGCACGATGCTCACCGGATAGAACTAAAGGGAGAATCCCTGAGAAGAAAACGTAATATTAATCCCGAAAAACAATAA
- a CDS encoding D-alanine--D-alanine ligase, whose protein sequence is MKKRIALVTGGFTGESVISLKSAAVVEKHLDQERYEVFKILIYPGNWYHETKSGEKIKVDLNDFSIVLDNQKITFDGVFNILHGSPGEDGKLAGYFDMLKIPYTTCDAMTSAITMNKGYTKAIVHDIPELFVARSFHLFKNTEERRKEILHDLRLPLFVKPNNGGSSIGMTKVKDPSELEEALARAFAEDAQVLVEEFVSGREFSIGIYCAKGITTVLPATEIVSSKEFFDFEAKYSPGIAEEITPGRMSEEEVSRVKRICEKIYLKLNCKGAVRVDYFLENETGKFYFIEINTVPGQTETSLISQQVRAIGMDVKDFYTNLIEEMFD, encoded by the coding sequence ATGAAGAAAAGAATTGCCTTAGTTACCGGAGGTTTTACAGGTGAATCTGTAATTTCACTTAAAAGTGCGGCAGTAGTAGAGAAACACTTGGACCAGGAAAGGTATGAGGTCTTTAAAATTTTAATCTATCCAGGTAATTGGTATCATGAAACCAAATCCGGTGAAAAAATCAAAGTTGATTTGAATGATTTTTCAATAGTTTTAGATAATCAAAAAATTACTTTTGATGGTGTTTTCAACATCCTTCATGGCTCTCCTGGCGAAGACGGGAAGTTGGCAGGCTATTTTGACATGCTCAAGATTCCATACACTACCTGCGATGCGATGACCTCAGCTATTACCATGAATAAAGGCTACACAAAAGCGATCGTCCATGATATCCCCGAATTGTTTGTTGCCCGTTCTTTTCATCTTTTCAAAAACACGGAAGAAAGAAGGAAAGAAATTCTTCATGATTTAAGACTTCCCTTATTTGTGAAACCAAATAATGGAGGGAGTAGCATTGGAATGACCAAAGTCAAAGACCCAAGTGAATTGGAAGAAGCATTGGCAAGAGCTTTTGCGGAAGATGCTCAAGTATTGGTAGAGGAGTTTGTTTCCGGAAGAGAATTCTCTATTGGAATTTATTGTGCTAAAGGAATAACAACAGTTCTACCTGCCACAGAAATTGTGAGCAGCAAAGAGTTTTTTGATTTTGAAGCAAAGTATTCTCCTGGAATCGCAGAAGAAATTACGCCAGGAAGGATGAGTGAGGAAGAAGTTTCTAGAGTAAAAAGAATTTGTGAAAAAATATACCTGAAACTGAATTGTAAAGGTGCTGTAAGAGTAGACTATTTTCTAGAAAATGAAACAGGAAAATTCTATTTCATCGAGATCAATACAGTTCCAGGACAAACTGAAACCAGCTTGATTTCTCAACAAGTCAGAGCAATTGGAATGGATGTGAAAGATTTCTACACTAATTTAATTGAGGAGATGTTCGATTAA
- a CDS encoding RidA family protein — translation MQNPEANLEALGLILPPPPKPIGVYRPFLIDGKHLYLSGHGSFNEDGSLIIGKIGDDMDILTGKMAAKQVGLAMLATIKSNLGSLNRVKRVIKVLGMVNCTPDFEKHPYIINGCSELFAAVWGPENGIGVRSAVGFNSLPDNIPVEIEAMFELV, via the coding sequence ATGCAAAACCCAGAAGCAAACCTTGAAGCCTTAGGTCTAATTTTACCGCCTCCTCCCAAACCAATTGGTGTGTATCGGCCGTTTTTAATAGATGGAAAACATCTTTATTTATCAGGACATGGCTCCTTCAATGAAGATGGAAGTTTGATTATCGGAAAAATTGGTGATGATATGGATATTCTAACTGGTAAAATGGCTGCTAAACAAGTTGGTCTTGCCATGTTAGCTACGATCAAATCTAATCTCGGCTCATTGAACAGAGTCAAAAGAGTGATCAAAGTTCTCGGAATGGTGAATTGTACACCTGATTTTGAAAAACACCCCTACATCATCAATGGTTGTAGTGAACTTTTTGCTGCAGTTTGGGGGCCTGAAAATGGCATTGGTGTAAGAAGTGCAGTCGGTTTCAATTCCCTTCCAGACAACATCCCCGTGGAGATAGAAGCCATGTTTGAATTAGTATAA